A stretch of DNA from Anopheles ziemanni chromosome 3, idAnoZiCoDA_A2_x.2, whole genome shotgun sequence:
aagatgacgataaataaaaacaaaacctaacaTATGACGATAGAAATGCAAACCATAACCTAGCCGTGACACAAACCATAACATAATACATATGCTAACGTCTACAAACCACCAGGCAACCCCATCCGTTTTCGGCGATTTTAAGTTAGTGAGCAATTACATGCGGTGGGTTTAGCGAGTTGTTAAAGAGAATCTGTTCCATATTGAACCAAGTTGAACATATATGTAttggacgagaaaaaaaatgacacatTGCTTTGCCTTTGGCTGTGCCATAACCATAGAAACCATAACATTTAAGTGCTTTAAATGTTAGTAACCGTtaggttttttcttaaaaccactgtttaaaatgttcattcaATTCATTTACGCGCGCTTGTGTAACGCGCGGCTATGTGTGcgccaaaacacaacgaagtGGTGATGTTAAACTAGAAAACGGTTCGGCAcactttttattctgtttcttcaacgcacaacacaaacacattattatttttcgatcttcgtcggtttctttctttctcttcgatgaacggaatggaatggaatgaaatgattcttgtttggaaaacattttgtggtcctgaaaaggaccgttgtTATGCGACGAGTTGGTGTGGTTTGCGACGACCACGGACGAACAGCTTACTTCGAGCTGGTGTACTTGGTGACGGCCTTCGTGCCCTCGGACACGGCGTGCTTGGCCAGCTCACCAGGAAGCAGCAGACGGACGGCGGTCTGGATTTCGCGTGACGTGATCGTCGAACGCTTGTTGTAGTGCGCCAGCCGGGACGCTTCGGCGGCGATGCGCTCGAAGATGTCGTTCACGAAGCTGTTCATGATGCTCATCGCCTTCGACGAGATGCCAGTGTCCGGATGGACTTGCTTCAGCACCTTGTAGATGTAGATGGCGTAGCTTTCCTTGCGGGTcttgcgcttcttcttcttgtccgaCTTGGAGATATTTTTCTGGGCCTTGCCAGACTTCTTCGCTGCCTTTCCGCtggttttcggtgccattgCGATTGTTTAACGTGCGTGAAACGTGTTTCCTCGTTGAGCGtcacttcaattttttttttttttttttttttttttttttttttaattttagagattttGACCTATTCGGTCATTCATCTCTCTTGTCTTGTCTGCTTTATAGTTTTAAACTAAATTGTTGatgttaatgtttgtttttttgtatgtttgtttgtttaattttttttttttttttttttttttttttttattaaatcttGTTGTATAAATTTGTAGAATAGAGGAAGTTTAgcagtttggtttggttggttgggttATTAGAGAGAATATTTGCTATATCGTGTCCGATGTCCCATTGTGCTCTCTCATCGGAGTAACCAAAACAGTCAGCGAGGAGGTGTTTAACAGTTATTGTCACTCCACAAAATTGGCAGAGTGGAGGTGAAGATCTATCGCAGAGGTAGCTGTGTGTGATGTTAGTGTGGCCGATGCGGAGTCTGGATAATACTTGTTGGTCTCTTGCGTTGGgtaaatctttccattttattgtGCTGGGTTTGATGCTGCGTAAAAACCGGGTGTTGATATCGTACCATGTCTTCTGCCATTGGTCGGCAATCAGTTTCTTTACCCATCTAAGAGCGTCGGCTTTAGAAATCGAACCACTAACTGTATCCGGTTGAAGTCGCGCCTCATTTGCCAATCGGTCTgctgtttcatttcctttgatCCCTGTATGGCTAGGAATCCAGCAATACGTAATTCTCTTTCCTTGCCGAAGCTCATCCAATTGTTGGATGTGTGGGTCAATAAGGTTTCCGGTTTCTAAAGCGGACAATACGCTGGCGCTGTCGCTGAAGATGATATTGGGTTTTTGAATAATGGTTGCTTCTTCAGTTGCGATACATAGGGCTATTGCTTCTGCTGCGAAAATTGAGGTGTGTTGTGGTAGTTTTATAGAGCAGTTGTCTATTGCTGAGTAAATGCCACATCCGGCATTTTCCTGTAGAACTGAACCATCGGTGTAGATGTGAGTGTGATTTCGGTAT
This window harbors:
- the LOC131285172 gene encoding histone H2B, whose translation is MAPKTSGKAAKKSGKAQKNISKSDKKKKRKTRKESYAIYIYKVLKQVHPDTGISSKAMSIMNSFVNDIFERIAAEASRLAHYNKRSTITSREIQTAVRLLLPGELAKHAVSEGTKAVTKYTSSK